DNA from Acidimicrobiales bacterium:
GAGGCGGTGACGGTGCCGGTCATCGCCGGCGCCGGCACCAACGACACCCGACACTCCGTCGAGCTGACGAGGCTCGCCGAGGTCGCGGGGGCGGCCGCCATCCTCGCTGTGACGCCGTACTACAACCGGCCCTCGCAGGCCGGGCTGGCCGCGCACTTTCGGGCCGTGGCCGGCGCGACGTCCCTCCCGGTGCTCGTGTACGACATCCCGGTCCGCACCGGTCGGAGGGTGGCCCGCGAGACCCTGCTCGGGTTGGCCCGCGAGGTGCCGAACGTGGTGGGCGTGAAGGACTCGGCGGGCGATGTCGCGGGGTCGGCCAGGCTGCTGGCCGAGGCGCCTCGTGACTTCGACCTCTACAGCGGCGAGGATCCCCTCAACCTCGCCCTGCTCGCCCTGGGCGCGTCGGGCGTGGTCAGCGTGTGCAGCCACTGGGCGGGCCCGGAGATCGCCGAGATGGTCTCCGCCGTCGGTGGGGGCGACCTCGACAGGGCGCGAGCCCTCAACACCGACCTGCTGACGTCCTACGCGTTCTGCAGCACGGATGACGCCCCGAACCCGCTGCCGGCGAAGGCCATGATGCGCCGCCTGGGGTTGCGCGTCGGCCAGTGCCGGCTTCCGATGGGACCAGCGTCGGCGTCGCTCGACGAGCGGGCGGCCGACGTGCTGGCCGGCCTGCGCGCCAGGCCGCGGGCGGGCCATCCGGCTCGAGAGCCCGTTGGCTGATCCCGTCCGGATCACCTTCCTGGGTGGGCTGGGGGAGATCGGTCGCAACTGCGCCTGCATCGAGCTGGACGGCCGCATCATGCTGCTCGACTGCGGGCTGATGTTCCCCAACCTCGAGATGCCGGGCGTCGATCTGGTGCTCCCGGACTTCACCTACCTGCGCGACAACGCCGATCGGGTCGAGGCCTGCATCCTCACCCACGGGCACGAGGATCACACCGGTGGACTGGCGTACCTGTTGCAGGACCTGTCGCTGCCGGTGTACGGCTCGGCCCTCACCCTCGGCCTGGCCCGCAATCGCATCGAGGAGGCGGGGATGCTCGCCCGGGTCGAGCTGATCCCGGTCGCCGACGGCGAGCGCCGCCGCATCGGACCCTTCGACGTCGAGTTCATCCCGGTGACCCATTCGGTTCCCCACGGGTATGCCACCGCCTTCCACACGCCGCAGGGAGTCGTGCTGCATTCGGGGGACTTCAAGCTCGACCTGGCTCCGGTCGACGGCCGCTACACCGACCTGTCCCGGATCGGCGCCATCGCGTCCGAGCACGGCGTCCGCCTGCTGCTGTCCGACTCCACCAACGCTGAGGAGCCTGGCTACACGGCGAGCGAGTCGGCCGTCGGTGTCGCACTTCGGGGTCTCTTCGAAGAGCACGGTGACAAGCGCATCATCACCGCCTGCTTCGCCAGTCATGTGCACCGCGTCCAGCAGGTGTGCGATGCAGCCATTCGCAGCGGCCGTTACGTGGCCACGCTCGGGCGGTCCATGGCCAAGAACGTCGCGCTGGCCCGCCGGCTCGGCGTGCTCCGTCTGCCCGATGACGCCCTGATCGACATCGAGCACCTGGACGACTACGACCCCACTCAGGTCTGCGTCGTCTCCACCGGCTCCCAGGGAGAGCCGATGTCGGCGCTGTCCCTCATGGCGGCGGGCGAGAACAAGTGGTTGCGGGTGGGGGAGGGGGACCTGGTCATCATCAGCGCCCACGCCATACCCGGCAACGAGTGGGCGGTGGCCAAGGTGATCGACGGCCTGTACCGGCGCGGCGCCGAGGTGGTCCATTCCGATCAGGCCGAGATCCACGCCAGCGGTCACGGCAAGCAGGCGGAGCTCCAGACGATGCTCGCCGTGGCCAAGCCCGACGCCTTCATCCCGGTCCACGGAGAGTTTCGTCACCTCACCCACCACGCCCGGCTGGCCGAGGGCATGGGCGTCGAGGAGTCGAAGGTGCTGCTGTGCGAGGACGGCGACGTCGTCACCCTCGGCGACGGTGGGATCGCCAAGACGAGCCAGGTGCCGGCTGGTTACCTCTACGTCGACGGCATCGTGGGCGACGTCGGCCACGGGGTCCTGCGCGACCGCCGGGCGCTCTCCGCCGAGGGACTGATCGTGGTGGTGGTCACGATCGACGGGCAAGCGGGCAAGCTCCTCACCGGGCCGGAGATCATCACCCGGGGTTGGGTGCACGCCCCGGAGGCCGAGGGCCTGCTCGAGGACGCCCGCGCTGCCGTCCAGGCCAGCGTGGAGCAGGCCGTCGAGGAAGGGGCCACGGATCACGACACGCTGAGGCGGCACGTGCGCTCGGCCATGGGCCGGATCGTCAGCGAGCGCACCCGGCGGCGGCCCATGATCGTCCCCGTGGTGATGGAGGCGTAGCCGGGTTCGAGCCTCCTGCTGGGGCTCCTGGGGCCACGGTGGCTGGTGGGGCTGGTGTTACCGTTGTGCTCATTGTGACCACCACGAAACGCCGCCCGACCGGGCCGACGAGACGCAGAACCACCCGATCCCGGCGCACCCGCCGGGGGTTGGGGGCGTCGATGGGCCGCCTGCTTCCCGGCAGCGGCAAGCCGAGGTCGCGCCGCGGGCCGTCCCTCGGCGCGCGGACGGTCTCGGGCGCCGCTGACCTCGTCGCCCGTCTGGTGCGCCAGCCCGCCGACGTGTGGGGCCTGGTCCTGCTCGTGGCCGGCGTGCTCGCCGCCCTCGCCGTGTACGGCAACGTCCTCGGACCGGCCGGCCGGCTCCTCGACCACGCCGGCCGGTCCACCCTCGGGTGGGCAGTCGCCCTGGTGCCACCGGGGCTGGTGCTGGTCGGTTGGGTGCTCGTGCGCGGACGCGAGGACGTCGAACCGGAGCCGGCTCGCAGCGTCGTGGGGGCGACGCTGGTGCTGGTGTCGGTCAGCGGGTTGGCCGACCTGGCCGCCGGTGCTCCCAAGCTGGCTGACCGGCTCGCCACCCTGCGGGACGCGGGTGGCTACGTGGGGGCCGCCATCGGCTACCCCCTCCATCTCGCCCTGGCCACGTGGGGTGCAGCGATCGTGCTGGTAACCACGCTGGTGCTCGGGCTGCTGACAGTGACGGGCACCACCGTGCGCGAGGCGACGACCGGCCTCGCCGGCGGCTTCGCTGCCCTGGGCCGGCTGGGACGTCGGGCGGTGGAGGCGGCGACGACCGTCGTCGCCGACAGCCGAGGTGGCGGGCGCGGCGCGCACGCACCCAGCGCACGAGCCGGCCGCCGGCCGACCAGCGCGGTCGAGACGGACGATTCACAGGGCGACGGCGACGCCGGTGAGCCCGAGGACGTCGTGTCCTCGCTCGACGGCGGCCCCCCCGGCACCACCGCGTCGCCGGCTGATGGCGAGTCGTCCGACGACCGCTCGCCAGCGGCGTCGGTGGCTGCCGCCGCCAGCGCCACGCCGTTCACCGCCGACCGGGCCGGTCACCGGGGCGGAGTCGAGCAGCTGTCGATGGAGCTCGGTCCGACGGTGGGATCGTGGTCGCTGCCGCCCGGGCGGCTGCTGAGCGCCAGCCAGGCCCAGAAGGTCGACCGCCGCGAGATCGAGACTGCGGGCAGGATGCTCGAGGACGCCCTGGCCGCCCACGGGGTGGCCACCAGGCTGGTGGGGATGACGGTTGGTCCGACCGTGACCCGCTACGAGCTCGAGCTGGGCGCGGGCGTCAAGGTGGCCAGGGTGACGAGCCTGTCGAAGGACATCGCCTACGCCATGGCATCCCCGGACGTGCGGATACTTGCGCCCATACCCGGGCGCTCCGCGATCGGGGTCGAGGTGCCCAATCGCCAGCGCCAGCTCGTGGCGCTGGCCGACATCCTGAGCTCCGACGAGGCCCGGCGGGCCGTCCATCCCCTCGAGGTGGCCCTGGGTCGTGACATCGCGGGGCGGCCGGTGATGGTCAACCTGGCCGAGATGCCGCACGTGCTCATCGCCGGCGCCACCGGCGCCGGCAAGTCCTCGTGCATCAACTCGGTCGTCACCTCGATCCTGATGCGGTCCACCCCGGACCAGGTGCGGCTCATCCTCGTGGACCCGAAGCGGGTCGAGCTCGGCCACTACAACGGCCTGCCCCACCTCCTCACCCAGGTCGTGGTCAACCCCAAGCGGGCCGCCAACGCCCTGATCTGGGCCGTGCACGAGATGGAGCGCCGCTACGACATCCTGGCCGAGGCCGGGATGCGCGACGTCGCCGGCTACAACCGAGCCGTCGACGCCGGCGAGCTCGTCAACGAGCCGTCCCCGAATGACGGGGAGGAGCGGCCGGTCACCCGGCTTCCCTACGTGCTCGTCGTAGTCGACGAGCTCAACGACCTCATGATGGTGGCGGCGCGCGACGTCGAGGACTCGATCTGCCGGATCGCCCAGATGGCGCGCGCCGTCGGGATCCATCTCGTCATCGCCACCCAGCGACCGTCGGTCGACGTGATCACCGGGGTGATCAAGGCCAACATCCCGTCCCGGCTCGCCTTCTCGGTATCGTCGCTCGCCGACAGCCGGGTCATTCTCGATCAGGCGGGGGCGGAGCGGCTGATCGGCAAGGGCGACCTCCTCCTGCTCACGGCGTCCTC
Protein-coding regions in this window:
- a CDS encoding dihydrodipicolinate synthase family protein; this translates as EAVTVPVIAGAGTNDTRHSVELTRLAEVAGAAAILAVTPYYNRPSQAGLAAHFRAVAGATSLPVLVYDIPVRTGRRVARETLLGLAREVPNVVGVKDSAGDVAGSARLLAEAPRDFDLYSGEDPLNLALLALGASGVVSVCSHWAGPEIAEMVSAVGGGDLDRARALNTDLLTSYAFCSTDDAPNPLPAKAMMRRLGLRVGQCRLPMGPASASLDERAADVLAGLRARPRAGHPAREPVG
- a CDS encoding ribonuclease J, with amino-acid sequence MADPVRITFLGGLGEIGRNCACIELDGRIMLLDCGLMFPNLEMPGVDLVLPDFTYLRDNADRVEACILTHGHEDHTGGLAYLLQDLSLPVYGSALTLGLARNRIEEAGMLARVELIPVADGERRRIGPFDVEFIPVTHSVPHGYATAFHTPQGVVLHSGDFKLDLAPVDGRYTDLSRIGAIASEHGVRLLLSDSTNAEEPGYTASESAVGVALRGLFEEHGDKRIITACFASHVHRVQQVCDAAIRSGRYVATLGRSMAKNVALARRLGVLRLPDDALIDIEHLDDYDPTQVCVVSTGSQGEPMSALSLMAAGENKWLRVGEGDLVIISAHAIPGNEWAVAKVIDGLYRRGAEVVHSDQAEIHASGHGKQAELQTMLAVAKPDAFIPVHGEFRHLTHHARLAEGMGVEESKVLLCEDGDVVTLGDGGIAKTSQVPAGYLYVDGIVGDVGHGVLRDRRALSAEGLIVVVVTIDGQAGKLLTGPEIITRGWVHAPEAEGLLEDARAAVQASVEQAVEEGATDHDTLRRHVRSAMGRIVSERTRRRPMIVPVVMEA
- a CDS encoding DNA translocase FtsK 4TM domain-containing protein encodes the protein MGRLLPGSGKPRSRRGPSLGARTVSGAADLVARLVRQPADVWGLVLLVAGVLAALAVYGNVLGPAGRLLDHAGRSTLGWAVALVPPGLVLVGWVLVRGREDVEPEPARSVVGATLVLVSVSGLADLAAGAPKLADRLATLRDAGGYVGAAIGYPLHLALATWGAAIVLVTTLVLGLLTVTGTTVREATTGLAGGFAALGRLGRRAVEAATTVVADSRGGGRGAHAPSARAGRRPTSAVETDDSQGDGDAGEPEDVVSSLDGGPPGTTASPADGESSDDRSPAASVAAAASATPFTADRAGHRGGVEQLSMELGPTVGSWSLPPGRLLSASQAQKVDRREIETAGRMLEDALAAHGVATRLVGMTVGPTVTRYELELGAGVKVARVTSLSKDIAYAMASPDVRILAPIPGRSAIGVEVPNRQRQLVALADILSSDEARRAVHPLEVALGRDIAGRPVMVNLAEMPHVLIAGATGAGKSSCINSVVTSILMRSTPDQVRLILVDPKRVELGHYNGLPHLLTQVVVNPKRAANALIWAVHEMERRYDILAEAGMRDVAGYNRAVDAGELVNEPSPNDGEERPVTRLPYVLVVVDELNDLMMVAARDVEDSICRIAQMARAVGIHLVIATQRPSVDVITGVIKANIPSRLAFSVSSLADSRVILDQAGAERLIGKGDLLLLTASSSNPRRLQGPWVGETEVRAVVAHWRRQSQPRYVEGVEGDGPSEEDRSFGDEGDDEELVIQAMELVVRSQLGSTSMLQRKLRVGFARAGRLMDLLERRGVVGPSEGSKARAVLMTPEELDQRA